In the genome of Arabidopsis thaliana chromosome 4, partial sequence, the window CTTAGTAATTCTCCTTACGGTTCTTGTGGTCGTGATGATGCTGCAGTTCACTAAACTTACAGTAGTTGATTTGTTGATAAGTCTCTTGGCTTTTGTTCCCACAGGCTGGGGATTGATTTCTATAGCTCAAGTACTGAAACCGTTTCTGTTATCAACAGTGGTTTGGGACACAGTAATCTCTGTGGCTCGCTTTTACGACCTTTTCTTTGGGCTGATAGTTATGGCTCCAGTTGCATTGCTTTCATGGTTGCCCGGTTTTCAGAATATGCAAACACGGATTTTGTTCAATGAAGCTTTTAGCAGAGGGTTACAGATTTCTATCATTCTCGCTGGCAAAAAATCCACTTGAAGCAAATATTGGGTATGGTTCAGAATAAGATCTTCTTTATATGTTACACTGATTACTATTAACTAAACATCCATTAATAAGACTGATTTCATCATATTTGCAGGGTtcttaaagtttttgaaatgaGTTGGTCTGAGAAGGTTGGGCGATATCCTTTTCTCTAGcaaaaaaagttttgcttGAAGCAGCTTATGGTAGCCTGGTTTAATATCATCCTCCACCGTTTTGTGGCATTGCTCCAGGTTAAGCCTGGTTTTTCCTCATGGTGGTTAGCATTTTGGAGTTGATTGTTTGACCTTGGTTTGGCttgtttataaacatataaggTATGTATCTATCTTCATTTGCTTTGGTGACTGATTTTATTTGTCAAGACCTTACGATtaaatacataattttgtcATATTTGCAGGGTTCTTGATTTGTTGAGAGATGGTAATATGAGGGAGCTTAGAAAAATGACGGTATGCTTCACACTGCACCAGTTGTTTTGGTCGTGTACAGATTTGACCCTTTTGCATTTGTTAGGAGACTCTTGCTTTTAACAACTCTTATGCACATAGTTTGCTTGTGGAGACGATTTTTACGTGCTCTTAGACTCTTCACACTGCAAATGCGTGTCCAACCGCATCATATCActtatgtaaacaacattTCTCAGAAAATGGCTCATTTGAGCTCTAATTAATttcagatgacaaaaaaaaaaaagtttgcttTTGGAGAGAGATCTTTTGACGtctttcactcttttttttcttaagcgTTTCTCGAATCATTTTGTCATTTCTTGATTCAAGTTTATTGCAAGAGAATCATACTGGAATCTTACGTGATTATAAAGCATTGTAAAGCAAGAAtggttttttacttttaacaaCTCCGAAAAAGTGATAACTTTGACAAATAGTCAATAGATATACGATCATGGTATTATACTTTAGACCGGGATATTTAAGTAATTTGAAAGTCCTTTAAACAAATGTTCCATAATATATACTTGATAACCAAAGTTCGTTATTGGAAATATCCACTAggcttttgtatttttgtgtaAAGAGATATGTTCATCTCGAAATGTCGAAAGACAACATGATAATGTTTTCCTATGAACTCTCTAGCTCTTCTCTCATGGaagtaaacaaagaagagatcCCACAAGTACAAAATCCTTTTcaatttgaagaagataaagaagaaacttctttaggaaagagaaagataggTAAGTTGTTCTATTACAAAACCCATCAACTCAAGTTTTAGAGTTGTGCTCTGTCTGATAAATTCGACTTTAATAGATCATAATGATTTGATATCGGCAGATACGATTATTAAGACTGAAGATGAAAGGGAAGTAAAAAGAATAGCCTTCTTCTCTCAAGAACctctagaagaagaagaagaagaagaagaagacattgatATGATCGAAGAAGATACAGAGAGAGAGGATCATAGAGATAATAGCGACAAGATCATGGAAGATaatgttcttgaagaagagtCTGTCGTTGACTTTTATGGATTCTTTTGAAACTTGTCTTCTCTAAGATAGCCTCTCGTTGACTTTTTCGTTTCTTAAGCTCTTTGCTTGATTGCTTCTTTGTcatgtaattatatatataggaaatgAAAAAATGTTCTCTGTCTCTTTGCATTggtccaaaatcaaaactagagACACAAAAATGTAAGTATTGTAAATCATCTTCAAGCATCAACCTCTTCTTGATTTGAGTGAGTAAAACATGTGATGAAGCTTTTTCTGGTTTTCAAGACATGATCGATGATTCGGATTGATCAGGATCTGTTTGAATCTCATGTGCAAGTTGTCTCGTTAAACAATCTGCTCGTTCATCGTGACCTCCTGCAAATGTATAAACTTTGAAAGCAAACTGAAAAGCCCTCCATAGCCTCTTAgctctctcttccttcatcTTGCTTTCTTCACCGTTCTTCGCTTCCTCGTTCGCTTCTCTCCTCTCCTAGAAAACAAAACGAGTCAGTCTTTCACCGCCGAGAATCAATTTGTGtaatttatgtgtatatatttttacctTTAGTGCTAACTCCATGCAATTTGATGAAACATCAACCATAGTTTCTTTGACTTGAACAAGAACTTCGAAATCAATGTTAATGTTGTATCTCTTAAACATTTTAGCGTCTTCGTCTTTTGTTCGCTCAACCGTTTCAATCTCGCCTTTAAATTTGTTGAAGTAACGCTCTATCTTGTCGAGAAGATCGTTTAATGGAGGCTCAATTTTCCAGTTCTTGAGCTCAACTAGAATCCCATCTAACTTCTTGTACAAGGCACCAGCTGTTCTTATTACTTCTAGTTTCTTCTCAGGGAAACCTTCAAACCTCGCGAGAACCTAAACAATCAAACGACAGATTCATATTTCGAGAGTGAAAATAGCGACTCGATTCAAAAAACACTAGGAGAATTCATACTTGAGTTTCATCAGTTAGTTTCTCAAGAATAGATTCTACTTTGCTATGAAATTCAAGCAACTCTTTCATGTCTTTTGTCTGGAAACTATGTATTGAGGATTTCAGTTCTTCGATCGATTTAGCGTATTTCTGAACATCTTCTTCGATTTGCTGGAAATAACTTGACCTATGACACAAATGAAAGACAGTGTCAAACTCAAGACATATAGGTTTAACTTGTGGCGCAAGTCATCTACCTCTTTGTCATCTCTGCAAGTGCATCAGCCATTCCTGATCTTGCAACTTTAACAGGAGATTTCTCTGCAACACTATTTTGCCCTTTActtgctttttttgttttcccttcTACGCCACGGCCTTCAAGCTTCCCTTTGAGAGCCCAATAGAGATTTGCGATTTGTGCTGATCTTCTTAATTTGCTAGTTGCTTTCTTTAAGGATCTTCCGCTACCCGGTGGTGCTGGAGGTGCCGGCATCGACGGAGCATTGTCTCCATTTGTAGAATGCGTTTTCGAAAATTGACAAAACTCTCCACTTTCAGATGCTTTTGACATAGGAGGCGGCGGTGGAGGAGCTGGAGCTTTGTGTTCCGGtgatggaggtggtggtggtggttgtgaGCGAAGACTAGATTTTGTGTTGAACGTTGAGACCGTTGGTGACGGCGTTTGCGGTGATGTaagtggtggaggtggaggcaCATCTTCTTTTGGAGAAGATTCTGTTGAATCAGTCTCTGAAGTCGTGGTTTCACTATGATCCTCTGTTTCATTCTCATGCTCTGTTTCGAAACCTTCAATATGATGATGCTCTGTTTCAAAATCTTCGATATGATCATTTGCATCAATCTCATGCTCTGTTTCTAAACCTTCAATATGATGATGCTCTGTTTCAAAATCTTCGATATGATCATCTGCATCAATCTCATGCTCAGTTTCGAAACATTCAATACGATGATGCTCTGTTTCAAAACCTTCGCTATGATCCTTTGCTTCAGTCTCATGCTCTGTTCCAGAACTTTCCCTATGATGTTCTGTTTTAATCTCTTGCTCTGTTCCCTCTGTttctaaaacagagaaatcattatcttcttcttctttttcttctgctaATATCTCActctcttcattttcttcttcgataCCAATCTTTGTTTCACTAACACTCTCTGAATCTCTCTGTGACAAGATCTGCATAGCAAACCGCTTCAAATCAACAGGACTTAACCTATCCAAAGCTTGAGCTCTTAAGTTCCATAGACTTGGAGATGTAGAGTTACTAGACATCATCATTGTCCCTGGAAGTACTGATCTCGGTGTTAATGGAGATGGATAAAAAGAGTTGTTACTTTCTGAATAAGAAGCAGATCTTgtaaagcttcttcttgcttctgatGAAACACCTTTTGGTGTTGTAAAACTCTTTCTTCCTTCAGATTCAAGATCCATCATACCAAATCTTTCTCTCGTCGTTTTGATTAGTCCATCAAGAGCTGCTAATACATGCTCCactgaaacaaacaaacaaacaaaaatagtcTATTAAGAGTTCTGTTTCACATTCTAGGGTTCAAAAAAGTGTTCAAGTAAACAAACCTAGACGATCTGATTTATTCTTCCCAACTCCACTGTTTTTGTACTTAGATCGATAAATCCAGTCACTATCCATAATCCAAGAATCCCCAATAGCTCTGAGATCTTCGTAGAAGAAAATTAACATCTGTTTTTGGGGCATTTCTGGGGTTCATCAATCAGATTAACAAGACTCATCAAGTAAACAAACTCAagagtttttctattttattcttttttgttggagTGTTTGTCAAGTAACTCAAAATCTGTTTAAACTCTTATGTGTACCTTATCCATGTCAGCTCCTTCCATTTCAAAAGATTGATTAATGGTTACAATCTCAGGAGATAGCTTTTGTAGATCCTTCATTGTTTGTGTTATAATCTATAACAACTCGAAAGCAAACAAGACATTAGGGTCTTTAGCTCTTTTAGATCTTTGTGTTATAATTTATCTTTAGCTACTGACCTCGGTGACAGATAGAGAACCATCAAGAGAAGGTAAATCAATCATATCTCTAAAAGCGAATATGTTTTTCCTTAACTCAACcatcaaaatgaaatttgCTGAGCATTTCGGCGAAGAACCCTCCAAAGTGTTCTTTCTAGGTGTATTCGCTTTCGTCTTTGAGTTCTTTACTGACAAAGGAGACGCGGTCGCGGTGGGAGTAGAAACATGTTTTGTAGAATTGAAACtctttggagaagaagcttgtgcaacagaagaagagatctgTGAAACTGTGCGTCTgatctctttatttttctttttttcgacATTGttctttgatgttgttgtgcGTCTAAAATCGTGTTTTCCTTTGATAAGCCTTTTTAGAGCAAGCCCTCTTGCGACCTAAACACAACATCataaagaataatattttaacatgTTAATGCAAACATAAATGTAGATGTGAGTCAAAAACACATTAAGTtctgtaaaaataaaatttttttttcagtttaactttttgataaaataagtgtgtaaaatacaaacacaaatgCCAAACATATGTCCTTCCGTTcgttagtttgtttttttcatcttttagtATTAGATTTCTTCTTTGGAGTCTTAAAACCCGAGCAGACTATTTAGCGAAGAAAGCTAAAGCTCATAATAGCATTTTCTCCCATGTAAGTATATCGGTTTATGAATGACTCTCCGCTCTCTTTTCGATAACTTAATATAAATGGTGattagagtaaaaaaaaaataccaaacatATAGAGTAAGCATAATTCTCGTTTGCATATAGCGTTTGTGCTCTTAATTCatttagagaagaagacaaaaccataaaatgtAAAGACACACGTAAATATAAACACAAAGGAACAATGATGTTTAAAAGAACCTGCAATCTTGAGATTTTGCGACAGAAGGTTATCGGCGTGAAGCCGCAAAGCCTCCCGCTTGACATCGCGAGTTTTGAAATCGAAAAATCGATTTCTCaaccaaaatattattcaaTCAGGAGAATCCATTAGAAAGAGAGTCTGATCTCTTTcttaatgaatattttttcagGTGATTCTGTTAAACAAAGGCGTgccaagaaagaaagatttgtgtttttcttcaacaatgaATGAAAGAAAATCTCGGAAACAAAATCAGTCCGGAAATTCTAGAAAGATTGAATccatctctatctctttctctatctctaactcatatGGTTATTATTAGAAAAGTTTTAAATGATAGAAATCTTTGACTATAATTATCACTGCTCTTAATTCTATTAAAACACTTTGGATTCTCCTGAAGGTTATGCTAAATATTGTAGAAGTAGAGACTATATATTATCGTTAGAGGTTAGCCGTTATTCTTAGGTTTACAAagagttctttttttcaacGGATGAAAATAGTTAGAGTCCTTAAATTAGGTTTACTAAGTCCAGTTATCAAATCGACTTAACAAGCTGAAGGAATATAAGAAGAGAAATAGGGGAATGGAGGACAATTGGTATAAACCTAAATCAGTTTCTTGAGAAAGAAGCAACCAGTTCAAGTGTGTGGATTGAGTAATAAACCCTAACTAATGCTTTTTATTAACAGGCCAGCTCAGTAATATTGACTCCAAAATATTATgggttaatatatatatatagttatcaacaaataaaattgggtcataatatagatttttttttatcttaatatataattgtcTTTTTATAGTATATGTAGTAATGGATGTTGTGATCTTAATATTTTGCATAAGTagaaattcatcaaaatctttaataacaaaatcatgaaatgTAGAATTATGACTTTAGTACCTTTACCTCtgtttataattttggaaaaagCATGAAATGAAAACACATGTTTACATCTTTTAGATTATCGTGATTAAGAAAGCTcacatgtatatttttttataatattgtgATTTAAGAAAGCAATGTTgcataaatagaaaaagaaagctcAGCTCTTATTACAAACTtaaaatttcttacaaatcatATTAAACATGATCTTATGTCTCGTACAAAATGCAATTGAATCTAGTAAAGCAAATCACACGAGATTTTCTCAAAGTAGATAGTTTCATCTTCAAGATCAAATCCGATGTTGTACATTTGAAATACGGTTGTCCAGATGATGTTAAGATTGATTCCCGGGGTCATCATCACAGCTAAACAGAAATACTCTTCTTCGATTTGTTGGAATAAGCTGGTTAGATCCAAATCTAAAGAGACTCCCTTGTAGAATGTCAATGTTACCGTAGGCAATGAAGCTAGCTCGCGTTGAACTGTTCCATTGTAACACTCTAGTTGGCCATCactaaagttgtttagcttttCGTCAATGAAGTTGTCGATATGACTTTTGAGCTCACCGTACGATTCCCCAGCCGAGTTTAATATTGTGGTCCATGTGTCGATGATTGTGTTTCCTTTGATGGGTGTCAAGTGATTAGGAATAGTTATTCCATTAACGCTAATCATCTCAAGGTCGACATGATAATGACCATACCTCATATAttagaatttatattttaatcacattttaagaaatgataatgattttaaacactaaacaaaataaacaatattaacaaaacagaaaaattaatttaaattattttgttataatctagattttaactcaatgaactatatattaatgctagtaattatttttttataatcaagaTTGCCAATGGCATTAATTCTTATCAAATAAATctttaagttatttttttattatcaaatattGATGGAGATATATTAGATAAGAAAATGCTAGTAATcaagaatattaattaattgataagaaatgataatgatcttaaaaactaaacaaaataaacaatattaacaaaaaataaataaattattttgttataatctaGATTTTAACTCAATAAACTGTATATTAATGatagtaattattattttataatctagATTGGCATTGGCATTAattcttatcaaaaaaatccttaagttatttttttttatcaaatattgaTGGAGATATATTAGATAAGAAAATGTTAGTAATcaagaatattaattataagaaaaatgataatgatcttaaacactaaacaaaataaataatattaacaaaaaaaaattaaaattattttggtataaTCTAGATTTTAACTCATTGAACTGTATATTAATGCtagtaattaatttgttataaTCTAGATTGCCATTGGCATTAATTCTTATCAAATAAATCTttaagttagttttttttaatcaaatattgatGGAGATATATTAGATAAGAAAATGTTAGTAATCaggaatattaattaattgataagAATTAATGCCAACGACAtttattgtaaataagttctaacttgaaaatttatttgataaaagtgttccaaaaatgtatatgtggATAtgttcattaaaaatttatagatatttttttataagaattattatttgtatataaataatatatttttaatacataatttttatCTAGGATAATTCATGATTTATGTTCTCATATTTGttagtttaatattaaaattcagtatttgtttttatggtttggattttttagAGGTAATAAAGATCAAAaacatgtattattttttatattttgttattttatttttaacttgtaTTATTTAGAGATTGACCCGCGTTATACCGGaggttgatttgttttgttagaaaattagatatttttattttgattaatattatttgtatatatataacatattcaaGAGATACATCAAAcgcctatatttttattaaataaaaaatagtattttgattttaggatGATCTATAGATACatgctattgtttttttatgtattataCTATGATACACctctttatgatttttataactaattgtttttttgaaaattttagtttttgttttagtgtttaaaattgtataattgtattttgattgttaattttaggaTTTCATCCATGGTATatcatcccatattaatatcgatccaaACTCATCCCACCATATAACCTCGTCCtgtgaaattaaatattattttatcattttcttatgaagttcgaatatttataatattggaaacttcaaaaaagttttaatatgGACCAAACTTCATAATTGTATATTGATTGTTACATATATGATTTCACCCGTAATCagtattaatatctttttaatatttataatatttaaactttttataaagttcataaaattttaaaatcattaatatttaaatttattttatagagtttaactttttaaaaagtgttaaaaattgtaatatttaaattttaataaagtttaaataaatataatattttaaaacttttaaacttgtagttatttaaaataaagaaccgGAGTAAACCGAACaacacttttaattttggatgttTGATATATCAAGGTTCTTTCTCATTTGTATTCAGAAACACTTTGGTCTTTTTTATAGTATGACTTTTAACGATTTCCCAATTTTTTAAGCAATGTGGGATCTTTAaaacttatttgttttcatcGATGGAGTATTATAtgtctgttttaaaaaatttgaatttcatcagatgcaaaaaaatctaatattttattaaatatatgtattttatatataaagtaaaaaaactatatataaaaacaaaaaattatatatttataatgttgaTATATAGATTTAGGAAATTAGCTTTAATCGAATATAGTTcaataaagaaagattcaatTAAGGATAAAAATTTAGGAAAGAGTTAATTCAACTAATTAATACAATTCAACtaattgtaagtttttagttataaagtatttgattgaaattaaatttgtaaggACTAATATTGAAAATAGTACATAGGTGAAGGATTTTTGGGCAAAAAACCTacgaaaaatataaataagttCTACTAGGGTTAATTATTTCGAGAATTATACAGCCAGTTGATTCTTGCTTAGAAATTTTGAGCATAACTCAAAACGAGTTTCATGAATTCGTACTAAATAATTGAGTATATCAGTGAACAACGAATACTATTCTTTTGACCTTCCACATGAAAATTAtagtcaaaattcaaattgtaaTGTAttaatgtaaattattttcactCGACCTTGGATTTGACTGGTCAACGTCAAATGACTCATATTCATGCACTTTGATTTATGGCTTCTGTCAATGTAATGACTCATGATGATGCGTGTGTGACCGATTGAGATCTTTAGGTGATGGAAATCCAATCTACGCTCTAGTGGTAAGAAGAGCCCTCGAAACTTCATgagaatatattaaaaatgaaattagcTATATTGATACAATTCTTTCACGCTATACATAAAATACACTTTCTGACTGCCAATTATGATACAGTCAAATAGAACACATATCCTAATTGATGAGCCAAAAAACTTATGTATGCATAATTACATGCATGCATGATACATTAATGGGTTTCATTAGTAacacaaaactatataaagtttttagCTGTTAGCTGAATCTGTAAGTTTTTTCGAAATAGTGCataattgtaagaaaaaactgTACAAAAAAACTGTACATAAGAACtgaaagtaaaattttaaataatttttttgataaatttttttgattaataactgttaaaattatacaaaatatattgttttgataataGGTTACCATGCAAAGCAATTGAATTTAAATTAGAAGAGTTTGTTATTTTAGTTGAAGATCGATATcattgataatatttataaattttgactTTCGTTTACGATCGATATCAGATTGCTTAAAAATGTTAGATTATTGACTTTCGTTTAAGTATTATATTGATAGGTTTCTTCAGTTCGTTTCAACAAAATAAGTTACAAAAgtttatacaaatattaaaatatatttgaactaaatttgattttaatatgAATTTCAGTTCTAGCTATGTTCGATTTGGTTGACTGGTgtacaaaaaaagatatgttGGATTGTGTAGACATATTTTTTGGTTCGATCGGTTTTAGagtgtatatattaattgtttcaAATTCGGTATGATTTATATAATTctgtatatatgtgtaaacCAATGTATCCGCTAATTATACATGTGTATACATTTAGTATCATGATTCATGTATCGATATACATTATTACACAGTCGACATTACTGCCATGCCCATGCAACGTCAGGAATGTAAATAATGTATATTTACTTGACTTCATAGGCATGTCTATTATATACACACACTAGAATAGTAGCTAGCTAGATACATCTAAGCGTGGTGAAATTTTCATTGGCccttttgtcttttaaataTTCCGAAAATAAGTTTCTCAAAGGCCATAATATTGACCAAGCTggtctattttaaaattagttaaacAATGAATAGCAAGTATCATTTAGGTCGCCATCTAAACTTACGTTGCTCATATAATCAacattaaacatatcaaacagTTGTAAAATGCAACAAGATATTTATAAGTTACTCTCatttaatattcaaaagtACATGTAGTATTATTATATGCATACAGTCTTCGATGAACTTCCATGAGTTCTTGGAAA includes:
- a CDS encoding uncharacterized protein (unknown protein.), translated to MSKDNMIMFSYELSSSSLMEVNKEEIPQVQNPFQFEEDKEETSLGKRKIDTIIKTEDEREVKRIAFFSQEPLEEEEEEEEDIDMIEEDTEREDHRDNSDKIMEDNVLEEESVVDFYGFF
- a CDS encoding uncharacterized protein (unknown protein; BEST Arabidopsis thaliana protein match is: unknown protein (TAIR:AT1G11070.1); Has 23100 Blast hits to 15699 proteins in 1063 species: Archae - 116; Bacteria - 2262; Metazoa - 8308; Fungi - 3268; Plants - 3181; Viruses - 958; Other Eukaryotes - 5007 (source: NCBI BLink).), with translation MSSGRLCGFTPITFCRKISRLQVARGLALKRLIKGKHDFRRTTTSKNNVEKKKNKEIRRTVSQISSSVAQASSPKSFNSTKHVSTPTATASPLSVKNSKTKANTPRKNTLEGSSPKCSANFILMVELRKNIFAFRDMIDLPSLDGSLSVTEIITQTMKDLQKLSPEIVTINQSFEMEGADMDKMLIFFYEDLRAIGDSWIMDSDWIYRSKYKNSGVGKNKSDRLVEHVLAALDGLIKTTRERFGMMDLESEGRKSFTTPKGVSSEARRSFTRSASYSESNNSFYPSPLTPRSVLPGTMMMSSNSTSPSLWNLRAQALDRLSPVDLKRFAMQILSQRDSESVSETKIGIEEENEESEILAEEKEEEDNDFSVLETEGTEQEIKTEHHRESSGTEHETEAKDHSEGFETEHHRIECFETEHEIDADDHIEDFETEHHHIEGLETEHEIDANDHIEDFETEHHHIEGFETEHENETEDHSETTTSETDSTESSPKEDVPPPPPLTSPQTPSPTVSTFNTKSSLRSQPPPPPPSPEHKAPAPPPPPPMSKASESGEFCQFSKTHSTNGDNAPSMPAPPAPPGSGRSLKKATSKLRRSAQIANLYWALKGKLEGRGVEGKTKKASKGQNSVAEKSPVKVARSGMADALAEMTKRSSYFQQIEEDVQKYAKSIEELKSSIHSFQTKDMKELLEFHSKVESILEKLTDETQVLARFEGFPEKKLEVIRTAGALYKKLDGILVELKNWKIEPPLNDLLDKIERYFNKFKGEIETVERTKDEDAKMFKRYNINIDFEVLVQVKETMVDVSSNCMELALKERREANEEAKNGEESKMKEERAKRLWRAFQFAFKVYTFAGGHDERADCLTRQLAHEIQTDPDQSESSIMS
- a CDS encoding Eukaryotic aspartyl protease family protein (Eukaryotic aspartyl protease family protein; FUNCTIONS IN: aspartic-type endopeptidase activity; INVOLVED IN: proteolysis; LOCATED IN: cellular_component unknown; CONTAINS InterPro DOMAIN/s: Peptidase aspartic (InterPro:IPR021109), Peptidase aspartic, catalytic (InterPro:IPR009007), Peptidase A1 (InterPro:IPR001461); BEST Arabidopsis thaliana protein match is: Eukaryotic aspartyl protease family protein (TAIR:AT4G30040.1); Has 30201 Blast hits to 17322 proteins in 780 species: Archae - 12; Bacteria - 1396; Metazoa - 17338; Fungi - 3422; Plants - 5037; Viruses - 0; Other Eukaryotes - 2996 (source: NCBI BLink).); this translates as MRYGHYHVDLEMISVNGITIPNHLTPIKGNTIIDTWTTILNSAGESYGELKSHIDNFIDEKLNNFSDGQLECYNGTVQRELASLPTVTLTFYKGVSLDLDLTSLFQQIEEEYFCLAVMMTPGINLNIIWTTVFQMYNIGFDLEDETIYFEKISCDLLY